From Permianibacter aggregans, a single genomic window includes:
- a CDS encoding DUF1328 domain-containing protein — protein sequence MLYYAIAFLIIALIAGVLGFGGIAGAAVGIAKILFFIFLALFVLALLFGRKPRV from the coding sequence ATGCTCTATTACGCCATTGCCTTTTTAATCATTGCGTTGATCGCTGGCGTGCTGGGATTCGGTGGAATTGCCGGCGCTGCCGTCGGAATTGCAAAGATTTTGTTTTTCATTTTTCTCGCGCTGTTCGTACTGGCTTTGCTGTTTGGTCGCAAGCCAAGAGTGTGA
- a CDS encoding sigma-54-dependent transcriptional regulator: MTQHAERKPIRVLLVDDEPAIRKTFRFCLEDAGYEVLSAATLDEAKVLLEQQVFQLCFLDLRLGNDSGLSLLPLLQANAPWVRTVIITAHSSVDSAVKAMRAGAHDYLVKPCGPEQLLHAAATQSEAAKLRSRVDELERDIGADHVVKSFGESPAMQRVIEQAKHVAGTDASVLVLGASGTGKNVLARAIHHWSPRAEHAFATVNCPSLSADLLERELFGHKRGAFTGAHESSLGRVNQADGGTLFLDEIGEFPLAMQPKLLRFIQDKEYERLGDPVTRTADVRIIAATNRDLSAMVKLGEFREDLLYRLNVITLTMPSLAERRDDIPVFANVFLREFHQRYQCPAEQFHDDALQALQDYRWPGNIRELRNVIERAAITCPQTAIAAHHLHLGEQTQENTLPRAGDNVSLAELEKAHILAVVNSSATVEAAAKQLGIDASTLYRKRKQFEQSGQVKN; encoded by the coding sequence ATGACTCAACATGCGGAGCGGAAACCGATTCGGGTATTGCTGGTCGATGATGAGCCGGCGATTCGCAAAACCTTTCGTTTCTGTCTGGAAGATGCCGGCTATGAAGTGCTCAGCGCCGCGACACTTGATGAAGCAAAGGTGCTGCTGGAGCAGCAGGTGTTTCAGCTGTGCTTTCTCGATTTGCGCCTCGGCAATGATTCGGGCCTGTCGTTGCTGCCGTTGTTGCAGGCCAACGCACCTTGGGTGCGCACCGTCATCATCACCGCCCACTCGTCAGTCGATTCCGCCGTCAAAGCAATGCGCGCCGGTGCCCATGATTATCTGGTGAAACCGTGCGGACCGGAGCAATTGCTGCATGCAGCAGCGACCCAATCGGAAGCAGCCAAGCTGCGTTCGCGTGTTGATGAACTGGAACGCGATATCGGCGCCGACCACGTAGTCAAATCATTTGGTGAAAGTCCGGCCATGCAACGAGTGATTGAGCAGGCCAAACACGTTGCCGGTACCGATGCCAGCGTATTGGTTCTCGGTGCCAGCGGCACCGGCAAGAATGTGTTGGCGCGGGCGATTCATCACTGGAGTCCGCGTGCCGAACACGCCTTTGCCACCGTCAACTGCCCTTCGTTGAGCGCCGATTTATTGGAACGTGAGTTGTTCGGCCACAAACGCGGTGCCTTTACCGGCGCCCACGAAAGTTCTCTTGGCCGGGTCAATCAGGCGGATGGCGGCACGCTGTTTCTCGATGAGATCGGAGAGTTTCCACTCGCCATGCAACCGAAACTGTTGCGCTTCATTCAGGACAAGGAATACGAACGACTTGGTGACCCGGTTACCCGTACCGCGGATGTCCGGATCATTGCCGCCACCAATCGCGACTTGTCGGCGATGGTCAAGCTAGGAGAATTCCGCGAGGATTTGCTGTACCGGCTGAATGTCATCACGCTGACGATGCCGTCGCTGGCCGAACGTCGGGACGATATTCCGGTGTTCGCCAATGTCTTCCTGCGAGAGTTTCATCAGCGTTATCAGTGTCCGGCCGAACAGTTTCACGACGACGCTTTGCAGGCGCTGCAGGACTATCGTTGGCCCGGCAATATTCGTGAGCTGCGCAATGTCATCGAGCGCGCGGCGATCACCTGTCCGCAAACGGCAATCGCGGCGCATCATTTGCATCTCGGTGAACAGACGCAAGAGAACACGCTGCCGCGTGCCGGCGACAACGTGTCATTGGCTGAGCTGGAAAAAGCCCACATTCTGGCTGTGGTCAACAGCAGCGCAACAGTTGAGGCCGCCGCCAAACAACTTGGTATTGATGCCTCTACGTTGTATCGCAAGCGCAAGCAGTTTGAACAAAGCGGGCAAGTGAAAAACTGA